The following nucleotide sequence is from Erythrobacter aurantius.
TGGCTGGTTTCGAGCACGTTGGCCTTGTCCACGCTGGTCACGCGCAGCTTGTTGTTGCGCGCCCGCGCGGTGCGGAACGCGATCAGCGCGATGCGGCGCACCTCGGTTTCGGAGTAGTTCATCATGTCCCACCCCTCGCGCGTGCCGTCATTCGCCATGCGCACGCCCTTGTCGCCGAAATAGACGTCGCCCGTCAGTTCGCGCACGATGATGAGATCGAGTTCCCGCGCGATTTCCGGCTTGAGCGGAGAAAGGTGTTCAAGTCCCGGAAACACCTTGGCCGGGCGCAGATTGGCGAACAGGCCCAATTCCTTGCGCAGGCCCAGCACCGCCTGTTCGGGCCGCAGGTGCCGATCAAGCTTGTCGCACGAGGGATCGCCCACCGCGCCGAACAGCACCGCATCGCAGGAACGCGCGATGGTCAGCGTTTCTTCGGGCAGCGGATGGCCGTGGCGCTTGTAAGCGACGCCGCCGACATCGCCTTCGAACATGATCAGGCCCGGCAGGCCCAATGCTTCGAGCACGCGCACCGCTTCGCGTGTCACTTCGGGGCCGATCCCGTCGCCGGGCAGAACTGCGATCTTCACGTGGTCATCCTCCCACCATCCGCGCAAGGCGTTCGCCCAGCGTCACCCTTGCAGCCATAACATCGCGGGCGCGACCATCAAGCAGGTGATCGCGGATCGGACGATGAAGCTGGCGGAATGCCTGAAACTGCGCGTCGAAATCCCCCGCCATGTCGGGCTTTTGCCCGCCATACCCCAGCTCGCCCAGCAGCATCGCCTCGTATGCGACCATGGCGGGCAACCATCCGCGCGCAGACGGGGCATGGCAGATCGCGGTCAGCAGCGCGTCGAGCGCGGAATAGAGCGCGGGGTAAGGATTGCGTTCGGGCAGCGTGCTGGCGGTGAGCGCGCAGGCCCACTGGATCGCGCTCGCGGGCAAAGGCTCGGTCATCCACGGAGCGCGGCTTTCGCTGAGTTCGAGCCGGGCAAACGGCAGCTGGCTGTCGGAGCGGGCGCGCAGTTCCACCTCCACCGCGTTGCCGGGGATCATCACCGGGCGCAATTGCCGCCCTCGCCCACCCGCGACATAGCCCGCGACAAGGCCATATTCCTCGGTCAGCAGCCGCGCGATCGCGGCGCTTTCGCCGTGGGCACGCGATGCGATGAGGATTGCGGGCGCGGAAAGGTTCATCTGCCTCCCCCGTCGCCTGATTATTCCCCTTGGGCAAGCCCCAGTTGCGCTTCGATGAATTCAGCCTGCTTGCGGAAATAGAACAGCTGGTTGGCCAGCTTGCGCCAGCCGTGGCCTTCGTCCGGGATGCGGATGAAGGGTGCCTCCACCCCGTTGGCGCGCAGCGTCTTCACCATCACCTCGGTTTCGTAGATGTCGATGCGCGGGTCCATCACCCCATGTGAGAACAGCACCGGCACGGTGATCTGGTCGGCTTTGCGGATCGGCGAATTGACGCTGTAGAAATCGCGCCAGCGTTGTTCGGTGATGTCGCCATATTCGATCCGGTCGGCCGCTTTCAGCGATGGCGAGGCAACCTCCAGCGCGGTGACCCAGTCGGCCACACCGTAAAGCGAGACACCGGCGGCAAATTCGCCCGGATATTCGGCCAGCACCGCATTCACCGCATAGCCGCCATAGGAACCGCCCATCACCGCCGCACGATCACCGTCGATCAGCCCGTCAGCCGCCAGCGCCGCCTTCAGATCGACCAGATCGCTGATCGAATCGAGCCGCTTTTCCCGGTCGTCGAGGGTCGAATAGGTCCGGCCCAGCCCGGTCGAACCGCGCACATTCGGCTGGAACACCGCCACGCCGCGCGCGACGTGATATTGCGTTACCGGATCGAACGTCGCCATCGATTGCCCCGAAGGCCCGCCGTGCACGTCGAAAATCACCGGAGGGGCATCCGCGCCCTTCCCTGCGCCTTCGGGCAGATACAGCAGACCCTGCAATTCCACCCCGTCACGCGCCGGATAACGCACCACCTGCGGCCGCACGAGCCGGGCGGGATCGAGCCCGGCAAGGTTCGCGGCAAAGACTTTCTCGCCCGTCCCTTCGACCGGGTCGATCATCCAGATTTCACCCGGCGTCTGCCAGCCGTTGACCCGCACCATCAGCATCGGGTCCTCGTTGCCTTCGCAGTCGAGCTGGTATTTGCCTTCGGGCAAGGCAGGCACGGGCAGATCGCTGCCATCACCCGCATTGCGCAGCCGCAGCGTGTCGAAGCCGTCGCGGTTTTCGGTGTAGGCGATGATTTCCCCGTCCGCGCCGCAGACCTCGACATTCTCGACATCGGCGTCGGACGGCTCGACCATCTGGAATTCGGCTTCGTCAATCCGATAGACCGTCAGCGCGCCGAATTCGCGGCCGACATTGGTGGAAAAGGCAAAGGCGCTCGAATCCCCTTTCCAGGCAAAGCTGCCGAGCGTGTGGCTGGCACGGTCCTCAACCGTAGGCTTGGAGATCGTGGTCATCTCCTTGGTGGCGAGATCGAGGAGGTAGAGATTGTCGGCATCCTCGCCCACCGTCTCCGTCACCAGCGCGTATTTGCCGTCAGGCGAGATCGAGCGGGCGGCAAGGCCCAGTTCGCTTTCGACGATCAGCTCGCTCTCACCCGACATGGTGCCGCGATAGATGTCGAACACGCCCGTTCCGCGTGCGGTGGAGGCGTAGACGAAGCTGCCGTCGGCGGCGAAATCGCCGAAGATGCGGAAATCGCCGCGCGCTGCGGGAAGCACTTCGGTTTCGGTGCTGCCGTCGGGCGTGATGGTGAAATAGCCGGGCTGTTCATTGCCGTCGCGATCAGCGGAATAGAACAGCGCCGATCCGTCTGGAGTCCAGCGCGGGGCGAAAACGCCGGTCTTGAACGTCACCTGCCGGGGCTGTCCGCCGGTTGCAGGCATCACCCACAATTCGCTTTCCCCGGTCACGTCCCAGGCGAAGGCGATGGTTTTCCCGTCGGGCGAAAGATTGGCCGCACCCGGTCCGGTGGCGAGCAGATAGCGCGCAATGTCAGCCGGATATTCGCCCGCGCGCCCGATGGTGATCGCGCCGCCGTCCGGCTCCATCGCCTCGATCGACATGTCCGCGCCCTTGGCCCCGCCGAATGTCTCTTCCTGCGCATGGGCATGGAACGGCGCGAAGGCCGCAAGGGCTGCGGCGGACGAAAGCAGGACGGTGCGAAGCATGAAGGAACCTCTTGCGGCTGATACGACAGGCCGCAGAGATTATAGGATCGGTGTGGGTTGGCAATCCTGCGCCGCAGGGGGCGAGGTTCGCGCGGGCTTACTTGCCCAGCTTTGCCTCAAGCGCGGCCAGCTTGGCTTCGAGAGCGTCGGCCTGTTCGCGCGCCTTTTGCGCCATCGCCTTGACCGTCTCGAATTCCTCGCGGGTGACGTAATCCATGCCGCCCATCGCCTCGCGCAGTTTTTCACGGGCGTTCTCACGCGCTTCACGCGTCATGCCGGCCATGGTGCCTGCCGCGCTGTTGGCGAGTTTTACGAAGTCGGCGATGATCGGGTTTTCGCTTTGCATGGTGGTTGATTTGGTCGCGCAGGGACGATTTGTCCAGTCCCAAACGTCGCCAATGCGGCGCAAGGGCAAGCGTGAAAAACTAAAGCTCTATCCGCTCCACCGCGCCTTCTTCCGCATGGGTTCCGCCATCGGGGTTTTCGACGATGAACTGGTAATTCAGAACCGTCGCGAAACTGGCCCATGCGAGATAGGGGATCAGCAGCAAGGCCGCGACCCGGCGTACCCGCCAGAACACCGCGATCACCGCGATCAGCGTTATCACGGCGTAGATCAGCACATACAGCCCGCCCCACATGTTCTGCATGCCGAAGAACACCGGGGTCCATGCCAGATTGCCGATGAAATGGATGGCGAAGACGATGATCGCCACGCCGCGTCCGGCCGCGCCCCATGCGCTCACCACCAGCGCCAGCGACAGGCCGATCATCACGTACAGGACGCTCCAGACGATGCCGAACCACATGGTGGGCGGGAAGATCGCCGGCTTTACCAGCCCCTGGAACCACGCGGTTTGCGGGCTGCCGAATTGACCGGCGGTAAAGCCCAGCAGGACGATGAGCGGCACCAGGAACAGCGCCCAGCGCAGGAAACTCGCCCGCAATTGCGCTTTCGAAGCAAGAAAGTTCATCGTCTCTCCTGACCGGTATGGCGCCGGGGGCGCCGTTCCGGATGATCGTCAACCCGTCTTGATTTCGGCGCGCCCGATTCGGCGGCCCTTTTCATGCGGATGGCGATACACCAGCGGCGATTTTGCGCAAATTGCCCAAGGGCGGCTATCCATAACGGGACACAAACCTACGCAATTTTCGGTATAGAAACCCGCCAATTCCGCGAAACATCATTAAAGGCATTCGTGCTTTCGCGTCATTGTGATAGCGTCGCCACATTCTTGCCGTGATTCGGGGCGCTTTTCGGCAGGAACTTCCACTCGCGCGCCTCACTCAACCAACTGGCACCGCGCTTTGCAAAAGGTGCGATGCCGATGAGGGGAACTTTTTAATGAAAAAGACCAACTTTGCATCGCTGCTCGCCGTTTCGGGTGGCCTCGCTCTCGCAACCGCTGCTTGCTCGGCTCCGGCTGAAGAAGCTGCAACCGACGCAGACACCACCGCTGTGGCTGAGTGCGCCGCTGCTGGCTGTGAAGCTGCTGCTGAAGGTTGCGAAGCTGCTGCTTGCTGTGCAGCTGAAGGTTGTGAAGCTGCTGCATGCTGCGCCGCCGAAGGCTGCGAAGCTGCTGCTTGCGAAGCTGCCTAAGCTTACCGACGCAAAAGCGTTTTCATGCGACCGATGGCAGCCAAGGTTGCCATCGGTCGTTTTGATTCAGGCCCGATGATTCAGGCCCGGTGAGTCAGGCCCGCTGACTTCGAAAAATCCAAACTGTTTGATCCAAATCACTGTAACTTAACAAAGGTTCTGTTAAGCCCCGCGCCCATGACCCCAGTCGAAGCAGCTCACACCGTAATCGAAACCATCACCCAGATGGCGCAGGAGCGTAAACCGCTCATGCTGCGCGTCGTGCCCGAAGACGGCGCGAAGTTCTGGAAGCACTATCCGGAAAAGGACGCGCGCGACAAATTCTGCAAATCGCGCTGGTATTACCATGTCCATGCCGCCGGCAACCGGGATACGGACGAACACGGCCATTTCCACCTGTTCCTCCACCGCACCCAATTGCCCGAAGGGCTGGAGCCGAAAGTGTGGCCGCCGCTGGGCGAAAAGGCCAAGGCGCACGTCACCCATCTGATCGCCCTGTCGATCGACACGCAGGGCATTCCGCGCAGCTGGTTCACCGTGAACCACTTCGTGACCAATGAATTCCTCTATCCCGCCGATGTGATGATCGAGCACCTGCCCGACTTCAACGTCGATCACACGGCGGAGGATGATCTGGTCAACCGCTTCGTCACCGCGATGGTGGCGCTTTATCGTGACGAGATCGCCGAACTGATCCGCGAACGCGATGCGCGGCAGGCCGAACTGGTCGCCGAATTCGGGGACAAAGCCTACACCAAGGCAAGCGGGGTCGAAGTGCTGTCCCAGATCCCGATTGATCTGGACGCGAAGCTTTCGAGCATCGACTTCGGCTGACCTCAGCTTCGCTTTGCACTCACCAGAAACTCCACGTTGCCCTGCGGGCCGGTGATCGGGCTTTCGACGATCCCTTCGATATCCCACTCAAGCCCTTGCAGCCATTGGGAAACCTCGTCGCACACGCGGCTGTGCAAGGCCGCGTCGCGCACCACTCCGCCCTTGCCTACTTCCTCGCGAGCGACTTCGAATTGCGGCTTGATCAGCGCGACCAGACGGCACTCCCGCGCCGCCAGCGCAAGCGGAACCTCCAGCACTTTGGAAAGGCTGATGAAGCTCGCATCGCAAACCACCCAGTTGCAATCGCGGGTGATGTGATCGCGGGTGAGGATGCGCGCACTGGTCTGTTCCAGCACCGTGACGCGTTCATCCTGCCGCAGTTTCCACGCGAGCTGGTTCGTCCCCGAATCCACCGCGAAGACATGCTCCGCCCCGTGGGTGAGCAGCACATCGGTAAAGCCGCCGGTCGAACTGCCGACATCCATCGCTACCGCGCCTGCCGGATTTAGGCCGAAGTGTTCGATCGCATGCGCCAGCTTGATCCCGCCCCGGCTGACCCAGGGATGATCGCGCCCGCGCACTTCCAATGGCGCATCCTCGGCGATCTGCTGCCCCGGCTTGGCAATCTTTTCCTCGCCCGAAAAAACCAGCCCCGCCATCACCAGCGCCTGTGCGCGGGTGCGGCTTTCGGCAAGGTCGCGTTCGACCAGCAGGTGATCGACGCGCTTCTTTTTCGAGGATTTCGCAAGCTTGGTCATGGACGCTTCAGCCGTTAGCGCGCATTTATGCGGCATGAAAGCCGTCTACGCCCGCACCGCCGCCGCCCTTGCCCTGACATTCGGCCTTGCCGCTTGCGTTTCCGCGCCCCCGCCCGCGCCGACACCCCCGCCGGTGGTGCGCCCCGCTCCGACCCCGACACCCACGCCCGCGCCGCCGCCCGTGGTGCAGGAACCGCGTTATGACAATTACCTCGACGCGCCGCAGACGCCGGGCGACTGGCGCTATTTCGCCAACCGGTTCGGATCGCGCGCGGTGTTTGTCGGACCCGGAGACGAGGCACTATTCGTGATCACCTGCGCCGGCCCGCGCAATCCCAACATACTGATGGATCGCGCCACCACCGGAGAAGGGCCGCGCGCAATGAAGATCACCACCGAAACGCGCAGCACCCAGCTGGCCGCGGTGGCGCGGCCGCGCCGCACCGGCCTGACCAAGGGGATGGAAGTGTGGGAAACGATGCCCGGCAGCGCATCGGTGACGATCGCGGGCAACGATCCGCTGCTCGACGCGATGGCGATCACCAAGGGCCGCTTTGCCGTGGAGATCGAAGGCGAGCGCACGCTCTACCTGCCCGCATGGGTCGAAGTGAGCCGGGTGATCGAGGATTGTAGGTGATTTGAACTCACCCTCCCCACCCGATTCTATACGTTAATATCCACAGGGTTGTGCGCAGCCTTTCCACATCCTGCCAACAGGCACGAAAAACGCCCGGGGTTTCCCCTCGGGCGGCGGCGCGGCGCGTGTGGCGCAACAGCAGGCAAGTATGACGTGGGAAAACTATAATTCAAGTCTTGTGTATGCGGCCCCAACGACTCAAATGTGTGCATGAGGCCAGCGGCGAACGCGGCTCTCGGCCCCCGGTGATACGGTTTGGGTCTTGGCACACAAGCGCGAAAGGAGGTGATCCGATGTCTCATGGTTCAGTAGAGAGGTCGGCAAGTTTCCGCGCGAGGCATATTCGGTAATTTCGACTACCGAGTAAGGCTTCGTGAGCGGCGCTTACCGCCGCTGACCATGCAAAGGGCAGTTCCCCGACGGGCGGAGCTGCCCTTTTCATTTTTGTGGTTACGATTGTGGTTACGCTCGCCCATCCGGGCGAGCATCCTCGGCGCTGTTCCTAGCTTCGCTCGGGCACCTGCGGGCGGGCGGTCGCCCTTGCGACGCCAAGGCGTCGTTTGGTCTGTGCCATTAATCTTGCTCTCTGCTTCCCCCCACATTATCCGCATCCCCATGCAATTCGAGACGATCCCGCACCCTTCACCCACGCCCGATGACGTTCGCACGGCAGCGATTGCCGATCCCGGCTTCGGCAAGGTTTTCACCGATCACATGGTCACCATCGACTATGACGAAGACAAAGGCGGCTGGCACAATGCGCAGATTGGCCCGCGCCAGCCCATCCCGCTCGATCCGGCGGCATCGGTGCTGCATTATGCGCAGGAAATCTTCGAAGGGATGAAGGCGTACAGGCACCCCGACGGCAGCTTCGCGCTGTTCCGGCCGGAGGAAAACGCGCGCCGTTTCAACGCGTCGGCCCGGCGCATGGCCATGCCGGAAATCCCGGAGGAACTGTTCCTCGAAGCCGTGCGGCTCGCGGTGAAGACCGATGCGGACTGGATGCCCAGCGTCGAAGGCGGCTCGCTCTATATCCGCCCCTTCATGTTCGCATCCGAAGCGTTCCTGGGCGTGCGTCCGGCGAAGCAGTACAAGTTCGTCGTGATCCTCGTTTCCAGCGGCAATTACTTCAAGGGCGGCGTGAACCCGGTGAAGATCTGGGTTTCGCAGGATTACGTGCGCGCGGCCCCCGGTGGCACCGGCGCGGCCAAGACCGGCGGCAACTACGCGGCCAGCCTTGTCCCGCAAGCCGAAGCGATCGCGCATGGCTGCGATCAGGTCGTGTTCCTTGATGCGGCGGAGAAAAAATGGGTCGAGGAACTGGGCGGAATGAACCTGTTCTTCGTGCGCCGCGACGGCAGCGTCATCACGCCCCCGCTCACCGGCACGATCCTGCCCGGCATCACCCGCGACAGCCTGATCGCGATGCTGCGCGAGGAAGGGCTTGAGGTGCGCGAGGAGCCTTACTCCATCGCCCAGTGGCGCGAGGAAGCGGAGAGCGGCGAACTGCTCGAAACCTTGGCTTGCGGCACAGCGGCGGTTGTCACCCCCGTCGGCACGGTGGCTTCACCCGCCGGAGAATTCACCATCGGCACGGGCGGCATCGGCCAGATGGCGCAGAAAATGCGCGAGAAACTGACCGGCATCCAGAACGGCGCGGTCGAGGACAAACACGGCTGGGTGATGCGGGTTTGAGGAGATACGAGCGATGCTAATCAAGGCGATCACCCTCGCATTACTGCTTTCAGGCACATCGACTGTGGTTGAATGGCTTGACGAAAATACGGCAAAAGTAAGCGTGACGCTTGAGATTCGGCAGGCGGCGGATGGCTATGTCAAAGCTCCAGCGGAAGTTGAAAAAGCCGCTGAGGAGGCGTGCAAGGCCAAGGGCGAAGCTAGGCGGATCACCGAATATGTCTTTGAAAACCCTCCCAGTGATGAAAGCAAAGACGGTCCGTTAATGATGACTTTGACCGCGACCTATGAGTGCACCTGACCGCCTTACACCAATCACGGTAGCTGCACTCTATAAGTTCACGCCCTTCGCAGATCCCGCTGCCCTGCGCGAGCCGCTGCTTGCCGCATGCGAAGAGGTCGGGGTCAAGGGCACGCTCCTGCTTGCAAACGAAGGCATCAACGGCACCATTTCGGGAACCGACAACGCCATTGCCGCCGTGCTCGATCATATCCGCAGCCTCCCCGGTTGCGCCGATACCGAGGTCAAATTCTCGCACGCGCCCGAAATGCCGTTCCACCGCATGAAGGTGCGGCTGAAGCGCGAGATCGTGACCATGGGGCAGCCCGATATCGATCCGCGCCACAGCGTCGGGCGCTATGTCGATCCGCAGGACTGGAACGCGCTCATCTCCGATCCCGACACCGTGGTGATCGACACGCGCAATGATTACGAAGTCGCCGTCGGCACATTCGAAGGCGCGGTTGATCCGACCACCCAATCCTTCCGCGACTTTCCGAAGTGGTTTCGGGAACACCGCGAGGAATTGCTCACCGGCAAGAAACGCGTCGCCATGTTCTGCACCGGCGGCATACGCTGCGAGAAATCGACCAGCTTCCTGCGCGCCGAAGGGATAGAGGACGTGTTCCACCTGAAAGGCGGCATCCTCAAATATCTGGAGGAAGTGCCGCCCGAGGAAAGCAAGTGGCAGGGCGACTGCTTCGTCTTTGATGAGCGGGTGACGGTTCGCCACGGGCTGGAGCCGGGCGAATACGGCCTGTGTCGCGCCTGCCGCCGCCCGGTGTCCGCCGAAGACATGGGGCATCCCCATTTCGAGGAAGGCGTCAGCTGCCCGCATTGCATCGACGAGCGCACCGAGGAACAGCGCGCGCGCTACCGCGAACGCCAACGGCAGGAAGCGCTCGCCCGCAAACGCGGAACCCATCATGTCGGCGCGACGTTCACTCCAGAGGATGACTGAAACCGCGCCCTCTGTTCCTGTCCTCTACTCCTTCCGTCGCTGCCCCTATGCGATGCGTGCGCGCATGGCGCTGTGGATCGCGGGGGAAACGGTGGAACTGCGCGAGGTGAAGCTCGCCGCCAAGCCGCCCGAAATGCTCGAAGCCAGCCCCAAGGGGACGGTTCCGGTGCTCGATTTCCGGGACGGTTCGGTGATCGACGAAAGCCTCGCCATCATGCGCTGGGCGCTGCACCGCAACGATCCCGAAGGCTGGCTGGCGGGCGATGATGAGGCGCTGATCGCGCGCAATGACGGGCCGTTCAAACGCGCGCTTGATCGCTACAAATACCCGACCCGTTATCCTGATGAGGCCGGCGGGGACGAGGAGACATTTCGCCTCGATCACCGCACCCACGGGCTGGCGGTGCTGCACGATCTCGATGCGCGGCTGGGCAGCAGCGCGCAGCTGTGCGGCGACAGCCGGGCGCTTGCCGATATCGCGCTGTTCCCCTTTGTCCGGCAATTCGCCAACACCGACCGCGAATGGTTCGACGCGCAGGGGCTGCCGCATGTGCAGGAATGGCTCGAAGGGCATCTCGCGTCAGACCTGTTCGCAAGCGTGATGCCGAAGTTTGCCCCGTGGAAAGCGGGTGACGAACCGGTGCTGTTCGGCCCCTAAAGGGCGTCGCGGAACGCGTCGATCAGCCAGCTTGTCGCCGGGCCTAGCCTTGTGTCGCGGCGCCAGATCGCGCTGAGCTGGTAATGCGCGCCGGGCCGTTCGGGCAGGTCCAGCTCCACCAGAGCGCCAGAGACCAGATCACCCGCCACCATTTCGCGCGGCATATTTCCCCAACCCAGCCCCGCCTTCAACAGCGTGCGCTTTGCGCCCAGATCGCCCAGCCGCCATGTCAGCGGGCTGAGCACCGAAAACTCGCGCCCCTCGGTCCGGCGGGAACGGTCTGACAGCACCAGTTGCAGGTGGCGGCGGCTTTCGCCCGGTGCGATATTGCCCTGCGCCAAAGGGTGATCGGGCACGGCGACGGGGATCAGATCGACCTCGCCTACCGCCTGCCGCTCCAGCGCCGGGTCTTCGCCGATGATCGGGCCGCCGATGGCAAGCTGCGCGCCTTCGTCGAGCAGGCATTCCACCACCGCACCCAGCCCCTCCACCCGCAGCCGCAGCGCGACGGTGGGGAAGGTTTCGCGGAAATTTCGCAGCACCTTTGCCGTGACTTCGCCCGGCAGCATCACGTCGAGCACCAGGCCGAGATTGCTTTCCAGCCCCGCGTGCAAGGACCGGGTCTTGGCCAGCAGCCCGTCAACCCGGTCTGCCACAGCGCGCGCTTCGGTGAGCAGCCCCTCGCCCGCCTCGGTCAGCACCGGTTTGCGCGAACCTTCGCGTTCGAACAGGGTGACGGCAAGCTGCGCCTCAAGCTGCGCGATGCCGTAACTGATCGCGGAGACTGCGCGCCCCATCCGCCGCGCCGCGCCGCCAAAGCTGCCTTCCTCCACCACCGCGATGAAGATGCGCAATTGATCGAGACTGGGATCGCCGAGCTTCATGTCACAGATGTTCAGATATTCCGAACATCTTGGCAAGTTTTATCGCAGTTTTCCGGTCAAACTCGGTGGCCTATCTACCCCTCAACGACGCGGGGATCGCCCAAGGGCCCCCGCAGAAAAGGAGACAAGAGCCATGATCGAACTGCGTCCATTCAACACGCTCGGCGCCGCCAATCACGGGTGGCTCGATGCGCATCACCACTTTTCCTTCGCCGGCTATCACGATCCCGCGCGGGTCCACTGGGGCGCCTTGCGCGTCTGGAACGACGACACGATTGCGCCGGGAACGGGCTTTCCCACTCACCCGCACAACGACATGGAAATCATCACCTATGTCCGCAAAGGCGCGATCACCCATCGCGATTCCATGGGCAACGAAGGCCGCACCGAAGCGGGCGACGTGCAGGTGATGAGCGCGGGCAATGGCGTGCGCCATTCGGAATACAATCTGGAAGGCGAGGACACCACGCTGTTCCAGATCTGGATCATCCCGGATGAACGCGGCGGCGAACCCAGCTGGGGCGCCAAGCAGTTCCCCAAGGGTGATCGCGCCGGGGCTTTCGTTCCGCTCGCCAGCGGGATTGCCAACGACAACCAGAACGGCGCCCTGCCGATCCGCAGCAAGGCCCGTGTTCTGGGTGCGACGATCAAGGCGGGTGAAAGCGTGACCTACACGCCGTCCTCGGCCGATCGCCACCTCTACCTTGTCCCCGCAACCGGCAAGGTACGCGTGGACGATGTCGAGGCAAACGCCCGCGACGGGGTCGCCATCACGCAGCTGGAGCAGGTGACGATCACCGCGCTCGAAGACAGCGAAGTCGTGCTGGTCGACGCCGCCTGACACCTTCCCTCGGGGGCTGACCGCGTTCCCCCTCCCTCTCCCCCAACGGTCAGCCCCCACCCCCGTTCATCCCCTCAATGGAGTTTCCCCCAATGTCGAACATCCTCCACATCACCGCCAGCATCCGCGGCGACGAAAGCATCTCCAACGCGCTCGGCAATCGTCTGGTCGAAGGGCTCGCCGCCAAGACCGGGGCGCTCGTCACCCGCCGCGACCTGTCGGCCAATGATCTGCCCTACGTCAGCGCCGAACGGTTCGCCGCGAACCTTGCTCCTGCTGCCGATCGCACGCCCGAACAGGCGGAACTGGCCGCGATTGCCGATACTCTGATCGGCGAACTTCAGGCCGCCGACACCATCGTCATCGCCAGCCCGATCTACAATTTCGGCGTGCCTGCCACAGTAAAGGCATGGGCCGATCTGGTCGCCCGCGCCGGGACGACCTTCAAATACACCGAAACCGGCCCTGTCGGCCTGCTCGAAGGCAAGAAGGCCTATCTCGCGATCGCTTCGGGAGGAACGCCGGTGGGTAGCGATATCGATTTCATGAGCCGCTGGCTGATCTTCTTCCTCGGCTTCCTCGGCATCTCCGATGTCGAAGTGGTCGCCGCCGACGGGATCATGGGCGCGGATGGCAGGGAAAAGATTGACCGCGCCCATGAAAAGGTTGCCGAACTGGTCGGCTGAACCGGATCAGGAAATCACGAGGCGGCGGATCGTTCAGGCAGCGGTCCGCCGCCTTTTCCTACGCGCTCGAACATCATCGCCGCCTGCGCCTGCTTGGCGTAATATTCGGGACGGCGCGGATATTTGACCAGCAGCAACAGCGACAGCGCCACCACGATCCCTGCGCCCACCACCAGGAAGATCGAGGAAAGGCCGCCCATCGCATCGGTCTTGCCCAGCATGAAGGCGCCGAAGGAAATCCCGAAATTGCTGACCGCCATGTAGATCGTGAACTGGGTCGCGGCGACCTTGGGATCGCACAGCCGCATCGATATCGGCAGCGCCGCCACGGTCAGCAGCATGTCCATCGCGATCCACGAATAGACGAAGGCCATGAAGACGACCGGATTGCCCCAGAATTCCTGCCCCAGATACATGGCTGTGATCA
It contains:
- a CDS encoding branched-chain amino acid aminotransferase, which produces MQFETIPHPSPTPDDVRTAAIADPGFGKVFTDHMVTIDYDEDKGGWHNAQIGPRQPIPLDPAASVLHYAQEIFEGMKAYRHPDGSFALFRPEENARRFNASARRMAMPEIPEELFLEAVRLAVKTDADWMPSVEGGSLYIRPFMFASEAFLGVRPAKQYKFVVILVSSGNYFKGGVNPVKIWVSQDYVRAAPGGTGAAKTGGNYAASLVPQAEAIAHGCDQVVFLDAAEKKWVEELGGMNLFFVRRDGSVITPPLTGTILPGITRDSLIAMLREEGLEVREEPYSIAQWREEAESGELLETLACGTAAVVTPVGTVASPAGEFTIGTGGIGQMAQKMREKLTGIQNGAVEDKHGWVMRV
- the trhO gene encoding oxygen-dependent tRNA uridine(34) hydroxylase TrhO; the encoded protein is MSAPDRLTPITVAALYKFTPFADPAALREPLLAACEEVGVKGTLLLANEGINGTISGTDNAIAAVLDHIRSLPGCADTEVKFSHAPEMPFHRMKVRLKREIVTMGQPDIDPRHSVGRYVDPQDWNALISDPDTVVIDTRNDYEVAVGTFEGAVDPTTQSFRDFPKWFREHREELLTGKKRVAMFCTGGIRCEKSTSFLRAEGIEDVFHLKGGILKYLEEVPPEESKWQGDCFVFDERVTVRHGLEPGEYGLCRACRRPVSAEDMGHPHFEEGVSCPHCIDERTEEQRARYRERQRQEALARKRGTHHVGATFTPEDD
- a CDS encoding glutathione S-transferase, with protein sequence MTETAPSVPVLYSFRRCPYAMRARMALWIAGETVELREVKLAAKPPEMLEASPKGTVPVLDFRDGSVIDESLAIMRWALHRNDPEGWLAGDDEALIARNDGPFKRALDRYKYPTRYPDEAGGDEETFRLDHRTHGLAVLHDLDARLGSSAQLCGDSRALADIALFPFVRQFANTDREWFDAQGLPHVQEWLEGHLASDLFASVMPKFAPWKAGDEPVLFGP
- a CDS encoding LysR family transcriptional regulator, which produces MKLGDPSLDQLRIFIAVVEEGSFGGAARRMGRAVSAISYGIAQLEAQLAVTLFEREGSRKPVLTEAGEGLLTEARAVADRVDGLLAKTRSLHAGLESNLGLVLDVMLPGEVTAKVLRNFRETFPTVALRLRVEGLGAVVECLLDEGAQLAIGGPIIGEDPALERQAVGEVDLIPVAVPDHPLAQGNIAPGESRRHLQLVLSDRSRRTEGREFSVLSPLTWRLGDLGAKRTLLKAGLGWGNMPREMVAGDLVSGALVELDLPERPGAHYQLSAIWRRDTRLGPATSWLIDAFRDAL
- a CDS encoding pirin family protein encodes the protein MIELRPFNTLGAANHGWLDAHHHFSFAGYHDPARVHWGALRVWNDDTIAPGTGFPTHPHNDMEIITYVRKGAITHRDSMGNEGRTEAGDVQVMSAGNGVRHSEYNLEGEDTTLFQIWIIPDERGGEPSWGAKQFPKGDRAGAFVPLASGIANDNQNGALPIRSKARVLGATIKAGESVTYTPSSADRHLYLVPATGKVRVDDVEANARDGVAITQLEQVTITALEDSEVVLVDAA
- a CDS encoding FMN-dependent NADH-azoreductase; protein product: MSNILHITASIRGDESISNALGNRLVEGLAAKTGALVTRRDLSANDLPYVSAERFAANLAPAADRTPEQAELAAIADTLIGELQAADTIVIASPIYNFGVPATVKAWADLVARAGTTFKYTETGPVGLLEGKKAYLAIASGGTPVGSDIDFMSRWLIFFLGFLGISDVEVVAADGIMGADGREKIDRAHEKVAELVG